In Triticum urartu cultivar G1812 chromosome 6, Tu2.1, whole genome shotgun sequence, the following proteins share a genomic window:
- the LOC125512686 gene encoding uncharacterized protein LOC125512686, with the protein MKSVIGSVSPFACTSLGGGVIRLKTATVPVLAFFRSGEKIQDIVWPKTIEIKGRVKWGVFKKFLKDLRHSQNRSIMVISLLLNVESSKNGLEGMKQVAKMLKVNKRIGLATTEDGSYIYVCPGHKDIITVLAKYGFWKGASTIDRNQDSFIGFVVRDRKPLVNTSEGEVSIEKIQEIGGTHMEAQEVIYDNQSYPVHPLHAPVDDGLYFRRPPLVLAEQGSYCLYPPPGLLGHDFHAGHPPIGLSGQGIHPHAPECQGVFHQLPPCARGQGFITHRAPNFTLEYFRPLTDHGNNNGSQHLRPPSGSAPGHLWHRMSCARSGNNLPGFERSEGFSGSSSAYYSRFENGSGSMPPN; encoded by the exons ATGAAGTCTGTCATTGGTTCCGTATCTCCGTTTGCCTGTACAAGTCTAGGGGGTGGTGTGATCAGACTTAAGACTGCTACAGTGCCTGTTCTCGCCTTTTTTAGAAG TGGGGAAAAAATTCAAGATATTGTTTGGCCGAAAACCATAGAAATCAAAGGAAGAGTGAAATGGGGGGTTTTTAAAAAATTCCTCAAGGATCTTCGTCACTCTCAAAACCGGTCAATAATG GTTATTTCCCTGTTGTTGAACGTTGAGTCTTCGAAAAATGGCTTAGAGGGAATGAAGCAG GTTGCAAAGATGTTAAAAGTGAACAAAAGAATTGGTTTAGCAACAACAGAAGATGGTTCATATATTTATGTATGTCCTGGACACAAGGACATAATAACAGTCCTTGCAAAATATGGTTTCTGGAAAGGCGCGTCAACAATCGATAGAAACCAAGACTCATTTATCGGTTTTGTTGTACGGGACCGAAAACCACTAGTAAACACAAGTGAGGGAGAGGTAAGTATTGAGAAAATACAAGAAATCGGGGGCACTCACATGGAAGCACAAGAAGTGATATATG ATAACCAATCATACCCTGTTCATCCTCTTCATGCACCAGTAGATGATGGCCTATACTTTCGTCGTCCTCCCCTTGTACTAGCAGAGCAAGGCTCATATTGTCTGTATCCTCCTCCTGGACTACTAGGTCACGACTTCCATGCTGGGCATCCTCCTATTGGACTATCAGGTCAAGGGATACATCCTCATGCCCCAGAATGTCAAGGCGTCTTTCATCAGCTTCCTCCTTGTGCAAGAGGTCAAGGCTTCATTACCCACCGCGCTCCCAATTTCACACTAGAATACTTTAGGCCATTAACAGATCATGGAAACAACAACG GTTCACAACACTTGAGGCCACCTAGCGGTTCTGCTCCTGGTCATTTATGGCATAGAATGTCGTGCGCAAGGTCCGGGAATAATCTTCCTGGTTTTGAAAGATCAGAAGGCTTCTCTGGCTCTAGCTCCGCATATTACTCTAGATTCGAAAATGGGTCAGGTAGCATGCCTCCCAACTAA